From the genome of Nomia melanderi isolate GNS246 chromosome 14, iyNomMela1, whole genome shotgun sequence, one region includes:
- the TyrRS gene encoding tyrosyl-tRNA synthetase isoform X3, translating into MLKVVRICTLRFYIGQITADSGLYYITTGIYKRSNSEIYLLYFHVGLSNFFGSSFIELYSLSKKDTIIRCILLILGKGCLIYIIGNFYSIKLMKLLTEKRYRFSIYTSYNVNYYQVMILQLAKSAAEPELKYQRIMHKVNEYIHEKKLPNRLKNKLLAYYEYRFQGSFFKEKDIANTLSNHLYQEIMIHSSRGLLDTATLLHYLPRNVIGNLMGILKPVIYLKDDIIYQSQSEGENMYFIISGTVALITFNGKEICHEKDGGYFGEGALIYPDRRRLETAMVLEFLILFRIANMDESKWKEKYDLITRNLAEWLGDEKLKSILKERDLKLYWGTATTGKPHIGYFTPMSKIADFLRADVEVTILFADLHAYLDNMKAPWKLLDLRTQYYEAVIKAMLKSIDVPLDKLKFVKGTDYQLTKEYTLDVYRLTSIVTEHDAKKAGAEVVKQVANPLLSGLLYPGLQALDEQYLKVDAQFGGVDQRKIFTFSEKYLPMLGYEKCIHLMNPMIPGLAGSKMSSSEEDSKIDLLDNAATVKKKLKKAFCEPGNITDNGILSFAKYVIYPLFKKGESFNVQRTAEFGGDISFDTYEDLENAFAKEEIHPGDLKNAIEIYINKLLDPIRKEFEANPKLKSLASKAYPPPQKQKATEELTPTRLDIRVGKIVEVSKHPDADSLYVEKIDVGDENGPRTIVSGLVNFVPLEEMKDRMVVILANLKPANLRGIQSHGMVLCASVDEPTKRVEPLRPPTNSKPGDKITVEGYENGTPDDILNPKKKVWEKLQPDLVVNGNGEASWSGNPLFTASGGKITADSLKNVPIK; encoded by the exons ATGTTGAAGGTCGTACGCATTTGTACATTACGCTTTTATATAGGGCAAATTACAGCA GATAGCGGATTGTATTATATTACCACAGGAATATACAAAAGATCGAATtcggaaatttatttattgtattttcatgTGGGTCTGAGCAACTTTTTTGGATcaagttttatagaattatattctCTGAGTAAAAAAGATACAATAATACGTTGCATACTTTTAATACTAGGGAAaggatgtttaatttatattataggtaatttttattcaattaagttAATGAAATTACTCACTGAAAAAAGAtatcgtttctcaatttacacGTCATATAATGTTAATTACTATCAAGTAATGATTTTGCAATTGGCAAAATCAGCCGCAGAACCGGAGCTAAAATATCAACGAATTATGCACAAAGTAAACGAATATATCCACGAGAAAAAGCTTCCAAATCGGCTTAAGAATAAGCTTCTTGCTTATTACGAGTATCGTTTTCAAGGTAGTTTTTTTAAGGAGAAAGACATAGCCAACACTCTATCaa ATCATTTGTACCAAGAGATTATGATACACAGTAGTCGTGGATTGTTAGATACAGCTACGCTCCTTCATTATTTGCCGCGCAACGTTATTGGAAATTTAATGG GAATTTTAAAACCAGTTATCTATCTGAAGGACGATATTATTTATCAAAGTCAATCCGAAGGCGAGAACATGTACTTTATAATTAGTGGCACCGTCGCCCTCATCACGTTCAATGGAAAAGAA ATATGTCATGAAAAAGATGGCGGTTATTTTGGAGAAGGCGCTTTAATTTATCCTGATCGAAGGCGACTGGAAACAGCAATGGTGCTTGA gtttcttattttatttagaattgcAAACATGGATGAAtcgaaatggaaagaaaagtACGATCTCATCACCAGAAATTTGGCTGAGTGGCTTGGTGATGAGAAactgaaaagtattttaaaagaGAGAGATCTTAAGCTCTACTGGGGTACTGCCACTACTGGAAAACCTCACATTGGATACTTCACACCCATGTCCAAGATAGCGGATTTCTTAAGAGCTGATGTGGaagttacaatattatttgccgATCTTCACGCTTATCTGGATAACATGAAAGCTCCTTGGAAACTTTTAGATCTTCGTACCCAATACTATGAAGCAGTTATTAAAGCAATGTTGAAGTCCATTGATGTACCTTTAGATAAATTAAAGTTTGTCAAAGGGACTGACTATCAGTTAACTAa GGAATATACACTGGATGTTTATCGGTTGACCTCTATTGTAACTGAGCATGATGCAAAAAAAGCAGGAGCTGAAGTAGTCAAACAAGTAGCCAATCCTTTGCTCTCTGGATTATTATATCCTGGATTACAAGCTTTGGATGAACAATACCTTAAAGTTGACGCACAATTTGGTGGTGTAgatcaaagaaaaattttcacattttcagAAAAGTACTTACCAATGCTTGGATACGAAAAGTGTATCCATTTAATGAATCCAATGA ttCCTGGTTTAGCTGGTTCGAAGATGTCTTCTTCTGAGGAGGATTCCAAGATCGATCTTTTAGATAATGCAGCaacagttaaaaaaaaattaaagaaagcaTTCTGTGAGCCTGGTAATATAACTGATAATGGCATTCTGTCATTTGCAAAGTATGTGATATATCCTCTATTTAAAAAAGGGGAATCATTCAATGTACAAAGAACTGCTGAATTtg GTGGAGATATATCGTTTGATACGTATGAGGACTTAGAGAATGCATTTGCTAAAGAAGAAATACATCCTGGAGACTTGAAGAATGCGATTGAAATTTATATCAATAAACTTTTGGATCCAATTAGGAAAGAATTTGAGGCAAATCCGAAATTAAAATCTTTAGCTAGTAAAGCATATCCACCTCCACAGAAACAAA AAGCTACAGAGGAACTAACACCAACCCGATTGGATATCAGAGTTGGAAAAATAGTCGAAGTATCAAAGCATCCAGATGCCGATTCACTTTATGTAGAAAAAATAGATGTAGGAGACGAAAATGGACCTCGTACGATAGTTAGTGGACTTGTAAACTTTGTACCACTAGAGGAGATGAAAGACAGAATGGTGGTTATTCTTGCAAATTTGAAACCAGCAAACCTTAGGGGTATTCAATCTCATGGAATGGTTCTCTGTGCTTCTGT AGATGAACCTACAAAGCGGGTTGAACCATTAAGACCTCCAACAAATAGTAAGCCTGGTGATAAAATCACTGTGGAAGGATACGAGAATGGAACGCCCGATGACATTCTTAATCCAAAGAAGAAAGTGTGGGAAAAATTACAA ccCGATCTTGTAGTAAATGGTAACGGAGAAGCATCTTGGAGCGGAAACCCCTTGTTCACTGCCAGCGGTGGTAAAATTACAGCCGACAGCCTCAAAAACGtaccaattaaataa
- the TyrRS gene encoding tyrosyl-tRNA synthetase isoform X2 has protein sequence MDESKWKEKYDLITRNLAEWLGDEKLKSILKERDLKLYWGTATTGKPHIGYFTPMSKIADFLRADVEVTILFADLHAYLDNMKAPWKLLDLRTQYYEAVIKAMLKSIDVPLDKLKFVKGTDYQLTKEYTLDVYRLTSIVTEHDAKKAGAEVVKQVANPLLSGLLYPGLQALDEQYLKVDAQFGGVDQRKIFTFSEKYLPMLGYEKCIHLMNPMIPGLAGSKMSSSEEDSKIDLLDNAATVKKKLKKAFCEPGNITDNGILSFAKYVIYPLFKKGESFNVQRTAEFGGDISFDTYEDLENAFAKEEIHPGDLKNAIEIYINKLLDPIRKEFEANPKLKSLASKAYPPPQKQKATEELTPTRLDIRVGKIVEVSKHPDADSLYVEKIDVGDENGPRTIVSGLVNFVPLEEMKDRMVVILANLKPANLRGIQSHGMVLCASVDEPTKRVEPLRPPTNSKPGDKITVEGYENGTPDDILNPKKKVWEKLQPDLVVNGNGEASWSGNPLFTASGGKITADSLKNVPIK, from the exons ATGGATGAAtcgaaatggaaagaaaagtACGATCTCATCACCAGAAATTTGGCTGAGTGGCTTGGTGATGAGAAactgaaaagtattttaaaagaGAGAGATCTTAAGCTCTACTGGGGTACTGCCACTACTGGAAAACCTCACATTGGATACTTCACACCCATGTCCAAGATAGCGGATTTCTTAAGAGCTGATGTGGaagttacaatattatttgccgATCTTCACGCTTATCTGGATAACATGAAAGCTCCTTGGAAACTTTTAGATCTTCGTACCCAATACTATGAAGCAGTTATTAAAGCAATGTTGAAGTCCATTGATGTACCTTTAGATAAATTAAAGTTTGTCAAAGGGACTGACTATCAGTTAACTAa GGAATATACACTGGATGTTTATCGGTTGACCTCTATTGTAACTGAGCATGATGCAAAAAAAGCAGGAGCTGAAGTAGTCAAACAAGTAGCCAATCCTTTGCTCTCTGGATTATTATATCCTGGATTACAAGCTTTGGATGAACAATACCTTAAAGTTGACGCACAATTTGGTGGTGTAgatcaaagaaaaattttcacattttcagAAAAGTACTTACCAATGCTTGGATACGAAAAGTGTATCCATTTAATGAATCCAATGA ttCCTGGTTTAGCTGGTTCGAAGATGTCTTCTTCTGAGGAGGATTCCAAGATCGATCTTTTAGATAATGCAGCaacagttaaaaaaaaattaaagaaagcaTTCTGTGAGCCTGGTAATATAACTGATAATGGCATTCTGTCATTTGCAAAGTATGTGATATATCCTCTATTTAAAAAAGGGGAATCATTCAATGTACAAAGAACTGCTGAATTtg GTGGAGATATATCGTTTGATACGTATGAGGACTTAGAGAATGCATTTGCTAAAGAAGAAATACATCCTGGAGACTTGAAGAATGCGATTGAAATTTATATCAATAAACTTTTGGATCCAATTAGGAAAGAATTTGAGGCAAATCCGAAATTAAAATCTTTAGCTAGTAAAGCATATCCACCTCCACAGAAACAAA AAGCTACAGAGGAACTAACACCAACCCGATTGGATATCAGAGTTGGAAAAATAGTCGAAGTATCAAAGCATCCAGATGCCGATTCACTTTATGTAGAAAAAATAGATGTAGGAGACGAAAATGGACCTCGTACGATAGTTAGTGGACTTGTAAACTTTGTACCACTAGAGGAGATGAAAGACAGAATGGTGGTTATTCTTGCAAATTTGAAACCAGCAAACCTTAGGGGTATTCAATCTCATGGAATGGTTCTCTGTGCTTCTGT AGATGAACCTACAAAGCGGGTTGAACCATTAAGACCTCCAACAAATAGTAAGCCTGGTGATAAAATCACTGTGGAAGGATACGAGAATGGAACGCCCGATGACATTCTTAATCCAAAGAAGAAAGTGTGGGAAAAATTACAA ccCGATCTTGTAGTAAATGGTAACGGAGAAGCATCTTGGAGCGGAAACCCCTTGTTCACTGCCAGCGGTGGTAAAATTACAGCCGACAGCCTCAAAAACGtaccaattaaataa
- the TyrRS gene encoding tyrosyl-tRNA synthetase isoform X1 gives MFKNCIRNCTPAPLSIRLLTFIRMRLLCQLLPVSRVAKFWNLNRSYAVIANMDESKWKEKYDLITRNLAEWLGDEKLKSILKERDLKLYWGTATTGKPHIGYFTPMSKIADFLRADVEVTILFADLHAYLDNMKAPWKLLDLRTQYYEAVIKAMLKSIDVPLDKLKFVKGTDYQLTKEYTLDVYRLTSIVTEHDAKKAGAEVVKQVANPLLSGLLYPGLQALDEQYLKVDAQFGGVDQRKIFTFSEKYLPMLGYEKCIHLMNPMIPGLAGSKMSSSEEDSKIDLLDNAATVKKKLKKAFCEPGNITDNGILSFAKYVIYPLFKKGESFNVQRTAEFGGDISFDTYEDLENAFAKEEIHPGDLKNAIEIYINKLLDPIRKEFEANPKLKSLASKAYPPPQKQKATEELTPTRLDIRVGKIVEVSKHPDADSLYVEKIDVGDENGPRTIVSGLVNFVPLEEMKDRMVVILANLKPANLRGIQSHGMVLCASVDEPTKRVEPLRPPTNSKPGDKITVEGYENGTPDDILNPKKKVWEKLQPDLVVNGNGEASWSGNPLFTASGGKITADSLKNVPIK, from the exons ATGTTTAAAAATTGCATCAGAAATTGCACTCCAGCTCCATTATCCATTCGATTGCTCACATTTATTCGCATGCGTTTACTTTGCCAGCTGCTTCCGGTTTCGCGTGTCGCGAAATTTTGGAACTTGAATCGAAGCTACgcagt aattgcAAACATGGATGAAtcgaaatggaaagaaaagtACGATCTCATCACCAGAAATTTGGCTGAGTGGCTTGGTGATGAGAAactgaaaagtattttaaaagaGAGAGATCTTAAGCTCTACTGGGGTACTGCCACTACTGGAAAACCTCACATTGGATACTTCACACCCATGTCCAAGATAGCGGATTTCTTAAGAGCTGATGTGGaagttacaatattatttgccgATCTTCACGCTTATCTGGATAACATGAAAGCTCCTTGGAAACTTTTAGATCTTCGTACCCAATACTATGAAGCAGTTATTAAAGCAATGTTGAAGTCCATTGATGTACCTTTAGATAAATTAAAGTTTGTCAAAGGGACTGACTATCAGTTAACTAa GGAATATACACTGGATGTTTATCGGTTGACCTCTATTGTAACTGAGCATGATGCAAAAAAAGCAGGAGCTGAAGTAGTCAAACAAGTAGCCAATCCTTTGCTCTCTGGATTATTATATCCTGGATTACAAGCTTTGGATGAACAATACCTTAAAGTTGACGCACAATTTGGTGGTGTAgatcaaagaaaaattttcacattttcagAAAAGTACTTACCAATGCTTGGATACGAAAAGTGTATCCATTTAATGAATCCAATGA ttCCTGGTTTAGCTGGTTCGAAGATGTCTTCTTCTGAGGAGGATTCCAAGATCGATCTTTTAGATAATGCAGCaacagttaaaaaaaaattaaagaaagcaTTCTGTGAGCCTGGTAATATAACTGATAATGGCATTCTGTCATTTGCAAAGTATGTGATATATCCTCTATTTAAAAAAGGGGAATCATTCAATGTACAAAGAACTGCTGAATTtg GTGGAGATATATCGTTTGATACGTATGAGGACTTAGAGAATGCATTTGCTAAAGAAGAAATACATCCTGGAGACTTGAAGAATGCGATTGAAATTTATATCAATAAACTTTTGGATCCAATTAGGAAAGAATTTGAGGCAAATCCGAAATTAAAATCTTTAGCTAGTAAAGCATATCCACCTCCACAGAAACAAA AAGCTACAGAGGAACTAACACCAACCCGATTGGATATCAGAGTTGGAAAAATAGTCGAAGTATCAAAGCATCCAGATGCCGATTCACTTTATGTAGAAAAAATAGATGTAGGAGACGAAAATGGACCTCGTACGATAGTTAGTGGACTTGTAAACTTTGTACCACTAGAGGAGATGAAAGACAGAATGGTGGTTATTCTTGCAAATTTGAAACCAGCAAACCTTAGGGGTATTCAATCTCATGGAATGGTTCTCTGTGCTTCTGT AGATGAACCTACAAAGCGGGTTGAACCATTAAGACCTCCAACAAATAGTAAGCCTGGTGATAAAATCACTGTGGAAGGATACGAGAATGGAACGCCCGATGACATTCTTAATCCAAAGAAGAAAGTGTGGGAAAAATTACAA ccCGATCTTGTAGTAAATGGTAACGGAGAAGCATCTTGGAGCGGAAACCCCTTGTTCACTGCCAGCGGTGGTAAAATTACAGCCGACAGCCTCAAAAACGtaccaattaaataa
- the LOC143175291 gene encoding ciliogenesis-associated TTC17-interacting protein-like — MYMECSVSIFCECCDEQYQSRYRVSVSLNISFLPFFCTSDHGKRTALCFRETLMVCSKNEFAKDIKPVGGYCILVESIGPQTHEFLVYVQSSMSVDGHFGGTKVTSSVTSKFHCLEEKRTEFLHEGDSLHEKSIYIGIQDNSYHVKLTRTCQCDQSEETKDLSFCCNDRLISEGVNILLMRYLALTNYEGTLSLQTITIDGELITSNYKCTSSERMEMDGHFLNVYTVEREMHKQDGEVQSIKTYLTSQGRILRHNWLDKPYILKINPLADPTVTDNTISVETPLRDRWAEDIEMFSKYLDKKYSKMVEHTEYLADHPEVEQLIRDYTQTLLVVKPENVIDFTIQHFKAFAKDPISWETSTQKENSDVDVQSQLTKEKSELVCGACEFKIKSATPKEIPSRSSTEECPNTMVSIQLKIKVNHNEDN; from the exons ATGTATATGGAATGTAGTGTGTCTATTTTCTGCGAGTGTTGTGATGAACAATATCAAAGTAGATATCGCGTTTCTGtatctttaaatatttcctttcttcctttcttttgtACTTCAGACCACGGGAAACGAACAGCTTTATGCTTTCGAGAGACGTTAATGGTTTGTTCAAAAAATGAATTTGCAAAGGACATAAAACCAGTAGGTGGTTATTGCATTCTGGTTGAGTCTATAGGGCCTCAGACTCATGAATTTTTAGTATATGTGCAATCTTCGATGTCCGTCGATGGTCACTTCGGTGGGACAAAAGTTACCAGCTCAGTTACGTCGAAGTTCCACTGCctagaagaaaaaagaacgga ATTCTTGCACGAAGGTGACAGTTTacatgaaaaatcaatttatataggCATTCAAGATAATTCTTATCATGTGAAACTAACGCGGACTTGCCAATGCGATCAATCCGAAGAAACCAAAGACTTGAGCTTTTGCTGTAATGATCGGTTAATCAGCGAAGGAGTAAATATATTGCTTATGCGATATTTGGCGCTGACAAATTATGAAGGAACATTATCTCTTCAGACCATCACCATAGATGGAGAACTAATAACATCTAATTAT AAATGTACTTCGAGTGAACGTATGGAAATGGATGGACACTTTCTAAATGTCTACACAGTTGAGCGTGAAATGCACAAACAGGATGGAGAGGTACAGTCTATAAAAACTTATTTAACTTCGCAAGGTAGAATACTACGACACAATTGGTTGGATAAGCCTTacatcttgaaaataaatccaCTGGCTGATCCAACCGTCACGGATAATACAATCAGCGTGGAGACACCATTGCGGGATCGCTGGGCAGAAGATATCGAAatgttttccaaatatttagataaaaaa tattccaaGATGGTTGAACACACAGAATATCTGGCTGATCATCCGGAAGTGGAACAATTGATTAGAGACTACACTCAAACATTACTAGTTG TAAAACCTGAAAATGTAATTGATTTTACAATACAACATTTCAAAGCATTTGCCAAAGATCCAATATCTTGGGAGACCAGTACACAGAAAGAGAATTCTGATGTTGATGTACAATCGCagttaacaaaagaaaaatctgaGCTTGTATGCGGTGCTTGTGAATTTAAGATAAAGAGTGCCACACCAAAAGAAATCCCTTCAAGATCTTCTACAGAAGAATGTCCTAATACCATGGTGAGTATTCAATTAAAGATTAAAGTTAATCATAATgaagataattga